In Paenibacillus phoenicis, one genomic interval encodes:
- a CDS encoding tetraprenyl-beta-curcumene synthase family protein codes for MIELEQSRNQFPKEPLRLMSRVYKFILPDVHKELERWRKDADAIPDPELRRQALASIATKKFHCQGGSVYAAANLPMRHVLIPLIVAFQTISDYLDNLCDRSTSKDPEDFRLLHQSMLDAVNPAAQLRNYYALREEQDDGGYLHRLVKTCQTQIAELQGYLAAMPYIVDLVGLYTDLQVYKHIDPQEREAKLLSWWAEHEHRAPHLRWNEFAAATGSTLGVFMLFLASSHKGLDERSAQTIHAAYFPHVCGLHILLDYLIDQAEDELGGDLNFCSYYDSKETMLSRITLIVEGARQDIRKLPASSFHKMIIEGLLALYLSDPKVSQQDEIREVSKRLMRRSPLMRLFFFANSLWIRKHL; via the coding sequence TTGATAGAACTTGAGCAAAGCCGAAACCAATTCCCGAAGGAGCCGCTCCGGCTGATGAGTCGGGTTTATAAATTTATTTTGCCGGATGTCCATAAGGAGTTGGAGCGTTGGCGGAAGGATGCCGATGCGATTCCCGATCCTGAGCTAAGGCGACAGGCTTTGGCCAGCATCGCGACGAAGAAGTTCCATTGCCAGGGCGGTTCCGTGTATGCGGCCGCCAATTTACCGATGCGTCACGTCTTGATTCCGCTTATCGTTGCGTTTCAAACGATCAGCGATTATTTGGACAATTTATGCGACCGAAGCACCTCCAAGGATCCTGAGGATTTCCGGCTGTTGCACCAGAGCATGCTCGACGCGGTGAATCCAGCGGCACAGCTGCGAAATTACTACGCCCTTCGCGAGGAGCAGGACGATGGAGGTTATTTGCACCGGCTGGTGAAGACTTGTCAGACGCAAATTGCCGAGCTGCAGGGTTACCTGGCTGCCATGCCGTACATCGTTGATCTTGTAGGACTTTATACCGACCTGCAGGTGTACAAGCACATCGATCCGCAGGAACGCGAAGCGAAGCTGCTGAGCTGGTGGGCTGAGCACGAGCACCGTGCCCCGCATTTGCGATGGAATGAGTTCGCGGCAGCGACAGGCTCCACCCTTGGGGTGTTTATGTTGTTCCTGGCGTCTAGCCACAAAGGGCTGGATGAACGAAGCGCACAAACGATCCACGCGGCTTATTTTCCGCATGTCTGCGGGCTGCATATCCTGCTGGACTACTTGATTGACCAAGCGGAGGATGAGCTTGGTGGGGACTTGAACTTTTGCAGTTACTACGATAGCAAGGAAACGATGTTGAGCCGAATCACATTGATCGTCGAGGGAGCGCGGCAGGATATCCGGAAGCTGCCGGCTTCCTCGTTTCATAAAATGATCATTGAAGGCCTGCTGGCCTTGTATTTATCTGATCCGAAGGTCAGCCAGCAGGACGAAATCCGCGAGGTATCCAAACGGTTGATGCGCCGGAGCCCGCTGATGCGGTTGTTCTTTTTCGCTAACAGCCTGTGGATTCGCAAGCATCTTTAA
- the pfkA gene encoding 6-phosphofructokinase has translation MSAVKKIAVLTSGGDSQGMNAAVRAVVRSGLYYGLEVYGIQRGYQGLLNNDIFQMDIRSVGDIIQRGGTILQSARCLEFKTPEGQQRGAEILREHGIDGLVVIGGDGSYQGAEKLSKLGIKTMGLPGTIDNDISFTDYTIGFDTAVSIVVDAVNKLRDTMSSHERASVVEVMGRHCGDIALHAGLAAGAETILVPEVPFDLDEVADRMKQNFEKGKRHSIVIVAEGVGSGEDVVQAIKQRQPSVEPRATVLGHIQRGGSPTPFDRNLASRLGDFAVRSLIAGESNKACGVIGGEMVLTDIEKVVSTKKPFNMELYELASRLSQ, from the coding sequence ATGTCAGCAGTTAAAAAAATCGCAGTGCTTACCAGCGGAGGAGACTCCCAGGGGATGAACGCAGCTGTACGCGCCGTTGTCCGGAGCGGGTTGTACTACGGCCTGGAAGTGTACGGGATTCAACGCGGCTATCAAGGCTTGCTGAATAATGACATTTTCCAAATGGACATCCGCAGCGTTGGCGATATCATTCAACGCGGGGGGACAATTCTTCAATCCGCACGCTGCCTGGAGTTCAAGACACCGGAAGGCCAACAACGCGGCGCGGAAATTTTGCGTGAGCACGGCATCGACGGCCTTGTCGTCATCGGCGGCGACGGCTCCTATCAAGGGGCAGAGAAGCTGAGCAAGCTGGGCATTAAGACGATGGGACTGCCGGGGACGATCGACAATGACATCTCCTTTACGGACTACACCATCGGTTTTGATACCGCAGTAAGCATCGTCGTGGACGCGGTCAACAAGCTGCGCGACACGATGTCCTCTCACGAACGGGCTTCCGTCGTTGAGGTTATGGGCCGTCATTGCGGCGATATCGCGCTGCATGCCGGTTTGGCTGCAGGGGCGGAGACGATCCTTGTACCGGAAGTACCGTTTGACCTGGACGAAGTAGCGGATCGCATGAAGCAAAACTTTGAAAAAGGGAAACGCCACAGCATCGTGATCGTAGCCGAAGGCGTTGGCAGCGGCGAGGACGTTGTGCAGGCGATCAAGCAGCGCCAACCTTCCGTTGAACCGCGCGCGACGGTTCTTGGTCACATTCAACGCGGCGGATCGCCAACGCCGTTTGACCGTAACCTGGCCAGCCGTCTCGGTGACTTCGCCGTGCGCAGCCTCATTGCCGGCGAATCGAACAAAGCCTGCGGCGTGATCGGCGGCGAAATGGTATTGACCGACATCGAGAAGGTTGTCAGCACGAAGAAGCCGTTTAACATGGAACTGTACGAGCTGGCGTCGCGGTTGTCGCAGTAA